From one Flavobacteriales bacterium genomic stretch:
- a CDS encoding arginase — translation MDLRLIEAASEIGAGTRGTSMGMAALRVAAWKLGSELFGHAEESILRDENDVLYEDDRSPNAHHIDGLIRFESDLAYEVYKYLRNSVFPIVVGGDHSIAIGSVSGTKMAFPDQRLGVVWIDAHADLHSPWTTPSGNVHGMPLALLMQIEKKGKNRPRVYTMDTWDRLRKIGVSAPKLLPSDLVFIALRDYEPEEEAIIKEHGIKVITVDDFRKRGADAAVKETLDHLAACQRLHISFDVDSLDPSISVGTGTPVPNGLNLDEARALLSGFCADPKTATLDVVEINPALDTGNAMAEATLSILEPLFPILRAR, via the coding sequence ATGGATTTGCGATTGATTGAAGCCGCGTCGGAGATCGGCGCTGGCACCCGGGGCACCAGCATGGGCATGGCCGCCTTGCGCGTGGCCGCGTGGAAACTGGGCAGCGAACTGTTCGGCCACGCCGAGGAGAGCATCCTCCGCGATGAGAACGACGTGCTCTACGAGGACGACCGGAGCCCTAACGCCCACCACATCGATGGCTTGATCCGGTTCGAGAGTGACCTGGCTTACGAGGTGTACAAGTACCTGCGAAACAGTGTTTTCCCTATCGTGGTCGGAGGGGATCATTCCATCGCCATCGGCTCTGTCTCGGGCACCAAGATGGCCTTCCCCGACCAGCGCTTAGGGGTGGTTTGGATCGATGCCCACGCCGACCTCCACAGCCCGTGGACGACCCCCAGCGGAAACGTCCACGGGATGCCGCTTGCCCTGCTGATGCAGATCGAGAAGAAGGGCAAGAACCGTCCGCGCGTGTACACCATGGACACCTGGGACCGCCTTCGGAAGATCGGCGTGAGCGCGCCGAAGCTCCTGCCCAGCGACCTGGTCTTCATCGCCCTGCGCGACTACGAGCCCGAGGAGGAGGCCATCATCAAGGAGCACGGCATCAAGGTCATTACCGTCGATGATTTCCGGAAGCGCGGGGCCGATGCAGCGGTGAAAGAAACCTTGGACCACCTGGCCGCATGCCAGCGCCTGCACATCAGCTTCGATGTCGATAGCCTGGACCCCAGCATCTCGGTGGGCACGGGCACCCCGGTTCCCAACGGGTTGAACCTCGATGAAGCGCGCGCCTTGCTCAGCGGCTTCTGTGCCGACCCGAAGACCGCCACCCTCGATGTGGTGGAGATTAACCCGGCGCTCGATACCGGCAATGCCATGGCCGAGGCGACCTTGAGCATCCTGGAGCCGCTGTTCCCGATCCTGAGAGCGCGGTGA
- a CDS encoding DNA translocase FtsK 4TM domain-containing protein translates to MEAVEPKKKRARKNTTAAPGRWARLRSFFTDERSHKVLGMGLVLGGLFLITAFVSFLFTWRMDQDLMSRSWWEILRTDISAENWLGKLGAICAHRFIHVWFGLAAFALPLWSFLAGIRILLGTWLLPPKRTLGWTAMAWLWVPALLGFFFRGEYSFLGGGLGVVITKNLTTLLGEIGTGALLVFSASAFAVYSFNLNFGWLGGIFAKKAAEAIEEEPATDTDGWTRPGVRMKEAPVPAEQLEVEGLGVDELEVKGKKDASAEGLAVSGELEMEVEGEQIGSASGPAMTGNANELELETTPMEVVEPVLSPVLSTAEDLNGDLNGMSVTANTEEAVLTEDEIEAKLQEFGPYDPTLDLSSYEPPPLDLLVDHGSGEITVTKEELEMNKDRIVQTLGHYNIAIAKIKATIGPTVTLYEIVPEAGVRISKIKNLEDDIALSLAALGIRIIAPIPGKGTIGIEVPNSKPQVVGMRAVVASEKFQNSSADLPIVLGKTISNETFVTDLAKMPHLLMAGATGQGKSVGLNAILVSLLYKKHPSQIKFVLVDPKKVELTLFNKIERHFLAKLPGDGEAIITDTKKVVATLNSLCIEMDVRYELLKDAQVRNIKEYNAKFISRRLNPENGHRYLPYIVLVVDEFADLIMTAGREVETPIARLAQLARAIGIHLIIATQRPSVNIITGTIKANFPARIAFRVTSKIDSRTILDTGGADQLIGRGDMLLSTGNDLIRIQCAFVDTPEVDEITAFIGNQRGYPDALLLPEPPMEEGEGGGDLDDGERDSMFEEAARLVVQTQQGSTSLIQRKLKLGYNRAGRIVDQLEAAGILGGFEGSKARRVLINNEAALAAHLNSGVAAGPGVGGF, encoded by the coding sequence ATTGAGGCCGTTGAGCCCAAGAAGAAGCGGGCGCGCAAGAACACGACCGCCGCCCCGGGCCGATGGGCGCGCTTGCGTTCCTTCTTCACCGACGAGCGCTCGCACAAGGTGTTGGGCATGGGCCTCGTGCTAGGCGGCCTCTTCCTGATCACGGCCTTCGTGAGCTTCCTCTTCACCTGGCGCATGGACCAAGACCTCATGAGCCGCAGCTGGTGGGAGATCCTGCGCACCGACATCTCCGCGGAGAACTGGCTCGGCAAGCTCGGCGCCATCTGCGCGCACCGCTTCATCCATGTGTGGTTCGGTCTGGCGGCCTTCGCCCTGCCGCTGTGGAGCTTCCTCGCCGGGATCCGCATCCTGCTTGGCACCTGGTTGCTTCCGCCCAAGCGCACCTTGGGCTGGACCGCCATGGCGTGGCTCTGGGTGCCCGCGCTGCTCGGCTTCTTTTTCCGGGGCGAATACAGTTTCCTGGGCGGAGGCTTGGGCGTAGTGATCACCAAGAACCTAACCACCCTGCTCGGAGAAATCGGCACGGGAGCCTTGCTCGTGTTCTCGGCAAGCGCCTTCGCGGTTTACAGCTTCAACCTGAACTTCGGATGGCTGGGCGGGATCTTCGCGAAGAAGGCGGCGGAAGCGATCGAAGAAGAGCCCGCCACAGATACCGACGGTTGGACTCGTCCTGGCGTGCGGATGAAGGAAGCTCCGGTGCCCGCTGAGCAGTTAGAAGTTGAGGGGTTGGGGGTTGATGAGTTGGAGGTGAAGGGCAAGAAGGACGCATCGGCCGAGGGCCTCGCGGTGTCCGGAGAGCTTGAGATGGAGGTGGAGGGTGAACAGATCGGTTCGGCCTCCGGCCCTGCGATGACCGGTAACGCGAACGAACTTGAATTGGAGACTACGCCGATGGAAGTGGTGGAGCCGGTGCTCTCACCGGTGCTCAGCACTGCGGAAGACCTGAACGGCGACCTGAACGGCATGAGCGTGACGGCCAACACCGAAGAGGCTGTGCTCACCGAGGACGAAATCGAAGCGAAGCTGCAGGAGTTCGGCCCGTACGACCCCACCCTCGACCTCAGCAGCTACGAGCCTCCCCCACTCGACCTGCTCGTGGATCATGGCAGCGGCGAGATCACCGTGACCAAGGAGGAGCTGGAGATGAACAAGGACCGCATCGTGCAAACGCTGGGGCACTACAACATCGCCATCGCCAAGATCAAGGCGACGATCGGCCCCACGGTTACCCTGTACGAGATCGTGCCGGAGGCCGGCGTGCGGATCAGCAAGATCAAGAACCTCGAGGATGACATCGCCCTCAGCCTCGCCGCGCTGGGCATCCGCATCATCGCGCCGATCCCCGGCAAAGGCACCATCGGCATCGAAGTGCCCAACAGCAAGCCGCAAGTGGTGGGCATGCGCGCCGTGGTGGCCAGCGAGAAGTTCCAGAACAGCAGCGCCGATCTGCCCATCGTGCTCGGCAAGACCATCAGCAACGAGACCTTCGTGACCGACCTGGCCAAGATGCCGCACTTGCTCATGGCCGGTGCCACGGGTCAGGGCAAGTCCGTGGGCTTGAATGCCATCCTCGTCAGCCTGCTCTACAAGAAGCACCCGAGCCAGATCAAGTTCGTGCTCGTGGATCCCAAGAAGGTGGAGCTCACCCTCTTCAACAAGATCGAGCGCCACTTCCTCGCCAAGCTGCCCGGCGACGGCGAAGCCATCATCACCGACACCAAGAAGGTGGTGGCCACGCTCAACAGTTTGTGCATCGAGATGGACGTGCGCTACGAACTGCTGAAGGATGCGCAGGTGCGCAACATCAAGGAGTACAACGCCAAGTTCATCAGCCGCCGCCTCAATCCGGAGAACGGCCACCGCTACCTCCCCTACATCGTGCTCGTGGTCGATGAGTTCGCCGACCTGATCATGACCGCGGGCCGTGAGGTGGAAACGCCCATCGCGCGCCTGGCACAACTGGCGCGCGCAATCGGCATCCACCTCATCATCGCCACGCAGCGCCCCAGCGTCAACATCATCACCGGCACCATCAAGGCCAACTTCCCGGCGCGTATCGCCTTCCGCGTGACGAGCAAGATCGACAGCCGTACCATCCTCGATACCGGCGGTGCCGATCAGCTGATCGGTCGCGGTGATATGCTCCTCAGCACCGGCAACGACCTCATCCGCATCCAGTGCGCCTTCGTGGACACGCCCGAAGTGGACGAGATCACGGCCTTCATCGGCAACCAGCGCGGCTACCCCGATGCCCTGCTCCTGCCCGAGCCGCCCATGGAAGAAGGCGAAGGCGGCGGCGATCTGGACGACGGCGAGCGCGACTCCATGTTCGAGGAAGCCGCACGCCTGGTGGTGCAAACGCAGCAGGGCAGCACCTCGCTCATCCAGCGCAAACTCAAGCTCGGCTACAACCGCGCGGGCCGCATCGTGGACCAACTGGAAGCCGCTGGAATCCTCGGCGGTTTCGAGGGCAGCAAGGCGCGAAGGGTGCTGATCAACAACGAAGCAGCGCTGGCTGCGCACTTGAACAGTGGCGTGGCGGCGGGGCCGGGCGTTGGGGGGTTCTGA
- a CDS encoding ATP-binding protein produces the protein MSNIDRMQSSKLWQRTLAPTSAEQHSGYKDKLRVELLGLRDKVELIVRQIQGDLPGLTVHDITHLDALWETASIIAGDEYALNPLEGFILGSSILIHDAALCFEAYEGGRDGLRQTIIWKDTTTSLQDSGFSADAIEAESDFVALRHLHAKRAETILTTPWRRDGAEMFLIDDVSLRNHYGSLIGKIAGSHHWEIEDVERLPTQFNPVGPLPLQWQVNAIKLACLLRCADAAHFSNDRAPDFLYALSKASGNSATHWRSQNRIGGPSIDASDPTGSTVLYTSTQSFAKDDAAAWWLAYDTLRLVDRELRASNALLTAVSPQAKFQVVRVRGIESPERLSEVVQPEGWAPCSAEVHVSNIEHLVKTLGGEQLYGAGQDKLGIALRELLQNARDAVRAREILDPLHRSSLTVRVRSDENGSAWVGVEDNGVGMSERVLTGPLLDFGTSFWSTSLLHHEFPGLRSSSFRSVGRFGLGFYSVFMVADFVTVRSKPWSGGVNDTRELSFTEKLSTRPLLVRGSSVALLPSVSTLVELKLKPNVSPSDFRIVVRTNRQDQKHFSVDFQEYLTALCGGLDVEVSLSVAGGATRTIHRPIGQPGFNTKQWLHGISFATHESGVSRIIDRHLPRMRKLECDGRLYGYAAVSINADDKNFLGLQTIGGLATPIGSGGNRFFVGFMDKVARSARRESGVIAAPAHVLEHWGKEQIELLKKESLTPAEKYAATLGLSDLGIDPTPIAMVPVVRPTGADGFATLYELVNYVAGGGVVAIPKSRNSELLENMNPHIPGTVRHYVVRGSGVGHFLQLAIENNVPSHPNGIAGCLHRLSLKKGLSPSWSLRHNVGRNQLGWPFDYLVLQHSVK, from the coding sequence ATGAGTAATATAGACCGAATGCAATCCAGTAAACTATGGCAGCGAACGCTGGCACCAACTTCTGCTGAACAGCATTCGGGATACAAAGACAAGTTGCGCGTAGAACTCCTAGGCCTGCGTGATAAGGTAGAGCTGATTGTTCGGCAAATCCAAGGAGATCTGCCCGGGCTTACGGTTCATGACATTACCCATCTTGACGCACTGTGGGAAACCGCCTCCATTATTGCAGGTGACGAATACGCGCTGAATCCTTTAGAAGGGTTCATTCTTGGCAGCTCCATTCTCATACACGACGCTGCGCTATGCTTCGAAGCATATGAGGGTGGGCGAGACGGACTTCGTCAAACAATCATTTGGAAGGACACAACCACTAGTCTTCAGGATAGCGGATTTTCGGCAGATGCAATCGAAGCCGAAAGTGACTTCGTGGCACTACGACACCTCCACGCGAAGCGCGCCGAGACTATCCTGACCACGCCTTGGCGGCGTGACGGTGCCGAGATGTTCCTCATTGATGATGTTAGTCTGCGCAACCATTATGGCAGCCTCATCGGGAAAATCGCTGGGAGTCATCACTGGGAAATCGAGGACGTTGAACGATTGCCAACACAGTTCAATCCCGTTGGACCACTTCCACTTCAATGGCAGGTGAATGCAATCAAACTTGCCTGCCTATTGCGCTGCGCCGATGCTGCACATTTCAGCAATGATAGGGCTCCAGACTTCCTTTACGCGTTGAGCAAGGCATCAGGAAATTCAGCTACCCACTGGCGTTCACAGAATCGCATCGGCGGACCTTCCATTGATGCATCAGACCCAACAGGGTCCACAGTACTTTATACCTCGACTCAATCATTTGCAAAGGATGATGCGGCGGCGTGGTGGCTGGCATACGACACGCTACGACTAGTTGATCGGGAGTTGCGGGCTTCTAATGCGTTGCTGACTGCCGTTTCTCCTCAAGCGAAGTTTCAAGTTGTGAGAGTTAGAGGCATTGAATCGCCAGAGCGCCTCTCCGAAGTAGTACAGCCAGAAGGCTGGGCCCCCTGCAGCGCAGAAGTACATGTGAGCAACATTGAACACCTCGTTAAGACTCTCGGCGGAGAGCAGCTCTACGGAGCAGGCCAGGATAAGCTGGGTATTGCCCTGCGTGAATTGCTGCAAAATGCTAGAGATGCAGTTCGGGCTCGCGAGATTCTTGACCCGTTGCATCGTTCATCGCTGACAGTGCGCGTTAGGTCCGATGAGAATGGCTCGGCTTGGGTGGGCGTTGAAGACAATGGTGTCGGCATGTCCGAGCGCGTCCTTACGGGGCCATTGCTTGACTTTGGAACCAGCTTCTGGTCAACATCACTGTTGCACCACGAATTCCCGGGGCTTAGATCTTCTTCATTCCGGTCCGTAGGCCGATTTGGTCTCGGTTTCTATTCCGTTTTCATGGTTGCCGACTTTGTTACCGTCAGATCGAAGCCTTGGAGCGGCGGGGTGAACGACACGAGAGAATTGTCCTTCACTGAGAAGCTGTCTACAAGACCTTTGCTCGTGCGGGGTTCTTCCGTCGCGCTTTTACCCTCTGTCTCCACCTTGGTAGAACTCAAACTCAAACCAAATGTTTCACCTTCTGATTTTCGCATAGTAGTGAGGACCAACAGGCAAGATCAGAAGCACTTTTCTGTCGACTTTCAAGAGTACTTGACTGCCCTATGTGGAGGCCTTGACGTGGAAGTTAGCTTGTCAGTCGCAGGAGGGGCTACGCGAACAATTCACCGCCCCATCGGGCAGCCGGGGTTCAATACAAAACAATGGCTGCATGGGATTTCATTTGCTACACATGAGTCTGGCGTTAGTCGGATAATTGACCGTCACCTCCCTAGAATGCGCAAGTTGGAATGCGACGGTAGACTATACGGTTACGCGGCAGTGTCTATTAATGCAGACGACAAGAATTTCCTCGGGCTCCAAACCATAGGGGGACTGGCGACACCAATAGGCTCTGGCGGCAATCGTTTTTTTGTTGGCTTTATGGATAAAGTGGCTAGGTCAGCGCGCCGTGAGAGCGGAGTAATTGCAGCCCCGGCTCACGTATTGGAACATTGGGGAAAGGAACAGATTGAGTTGCTCAAGAAGGAGTCACTCACCCCAGCGGAGAAATATGCTGCAACCCTTGGCCTGAGTGATTTAGGAATTGATCCTACTCCGATTGCCATGGTTCCAGTGGTAAGACCCACTGGCGCTGATGGATTTGCGACTCTTTATGAGCTGGTCAACTACGTGGCTGGAGGCGGAGTTGTTGCAATTCCGAAATCGAGAAATTCGGAGCTACTGGAGAACATGAATCCTCATATACCTGGCACGGTCCGTCACTACGTCGTTCGTGGGAGTGGGGTTGGTCACTTTCTACAGCTTGCTATAGAGAACAACGTACCTAGCCACCCCAATGGAATAGCCGGATGCCTTCACAGGCTTTCTCTCAAGAAGGGCCTCAGCCCATCTTGGAGCTTAAGACATAATGTCGGACGGAACCAACTCGGTTGGCCCTTCGACTACCTGGTGCTCCAGCATAGCGTGAAATGA
- a CDS encoding DUF475 domain-containing protein yields the protein MMQHLDAIAADPVGSLLAVGNLILIESLLSVDNAAVLATMVMDLPTRERNKALKYGIIGAYAFRGLCLLFASLLVKIWWLKPLGGIYLLMIFWNWFKGKRTPAKSDDFLDKRSNWFYRRTSGLFGAFWATVILVELMDLAFSIDNVFAAVAFTDNIVLIWVGVFIGILAMRFVAQGFVRLMSRFPYLESAAFIVLAILGLKLGLSVLDKLLPGHWVTALLSSHRMDLFVSLLTIAIFIGPILIAWMITRLRR from the coding sequence ATGATGCAGCATCTCGATGCCATCGCGGCCGACCCCGTAGGAAGCCTCCTCGCGGTCGGGAACCTGATCCTTATTGAGAGCCTGCTGTCGGTGGACAATGCAGCCGTGCTGGCCACGATGGTCATGGACCTGCCCACGCGCGAGCGCAACAAGGCGTTGAAGTACGGCATCATCGGCGCCTATGCCTTCCGCGGATTGTGCCTGCTCTTCGCCTCCCTCCTGGTGAAGATCTGGTGGCTCAAGCCCCTGGGGGGCATCTACCTGCTGATGATCTTCTGGAATTGGTTCAAGGGGAAGCGCACGCCGGCCAAGAGCGATGACTTCCTCGACAAGCGCAGCAACTGGTTCTATCGCCGCACCTCGGGCCTGTTCGGGGCGTTCTGGGCCACGGTGATCCTGGTGGAGCTCATGGACCTCGCCTTCTCCATCGACAATGTGTTCGCGGCCGTGGCCTTCACCGACAACATCGTCCTGATTTGGGTGGGCGTGTTCATCGGCATCCTGGCCATGCGCTTCGTGGCGCAAGGCTTCGTGCGCCTGATGAGCCGCTTCCCCTATCTGGAGAGCGCGGCCTTCATCGTGCTCGCGATCCTGGGCCTCAAGCTGGGCCTGTCCGTGCTGGATAAGCTCCTGCCCGGCCATTGGGTAACGGCGCTCCTGAGCAGCCACCGCATGGACCTCTTCGTATCGCTGCTCACCATCGCGATCTTCATCGGGCCGATCCTGATCGCGTGGATGATCACCCGATTGCGACGCTGA
- the nhaD gene encoding sodium:proton antiporter NhaD has product MYALIAIVFVIGYLAIALEHPLSINKAATALVTGVLIWVLIVLGQSTLLAPEAQGAELINHQLLEHLSEIASILFFLMGAMTIVELVDAHEGFRVITDRITGQRKSMLIWVVGTITFFLSAALDNMTTTIVMCALLRKLVKDKQDLWILAGIVVIAANAGGAWSPIGDVTTIMLWIGGQVTAASIMKMLFVPSLVCLLLPMLWYTLTFKGSIQRPELELEQGSHKAVPRGEQVLILALGLIALLGVPVFKTLTHLPPYMGILLGLGILWIVTELLHRNKIESDSGHLKVTSVLRRIDVPSVLFFFGILTAVAGLQVAGHLTDTAHLLDQRLGSIYAVNTAIGLLSAIVDNVPLVAAAMGMYPLSQFAPDSEFWSLLALCAGTGGSILIIGSASGVAAMGILGIDFLWYLRKVAFPAALGYFGGILAFWLLNS; this is encoded by the coding sequence ATGTACGCGCTAATCGCCATCGTCTTCGTGATCGGCTACCTCGCCATCGCCCTGGAGCATCCACTGAGCATCAACAAGGCCGCCACGGCCCTGGTGACCGGCGTGCTCATCTGGGTGCTCATCGTGCTGGGCCAGAGCACGCTCCTGGCCCCGGAGGCACAAGGGGCCGAGCTGATCAACCACCAGCTGCTGGAGCACCTCTCTGAGATCGCCAGCATCCTCTTCTTCCTCATGGGCGCCATGACGATCGTGGAGCTCGTGGATGCGCACGAGGGATTCCGGGTGATCACCGACCGCATCACCGGCCAGCGGAAATCGATGCTCATCTGGGTGGTGGGAACCATCACCTTCTTCCTCAGCGCTGCGCTGGACAACATGACCACCACGATCGTGATGTGCGCCCTGCTGCGCAAACTGGTGAAGGACAAGCAGGACCTGTGGATCCTGGCCGGCATCGTGGTGATCGCGGCCAACGCCGGCGGCGCGTGGAGCCCCATCGGCGACGTCACCACCATCATGCTGTGGATCGGCGGCCAGGTCACCGCCGCCAGCATCATGAAGATGCTCTTCGTGCCGAGCCTCGTGTGCCTGCTGCTGCCCATGCTGTGGTACACGCTCACCTTCAAAGGCAGCATCCAGCGCCCCGAGCTGGAACTGGAGCAAGGCAGCCACAAGGCCGTGCCCCGGGGCGAGCAGGTGCTCATCCTGGCCTTGGGCCTGATCGCCCTGCTGGGCGTGCCGGTCTTCAAGACGCTCACGCACCTCCCGCCCTACATGGGCATCCTGCTGGGCCTGGGCATCCTGTGGATCGTGACCGAATTGCTGCACCGCAACAAGATCGAATCCGACTCCGGGCACCTGAAGGTGACCAGCGTGCTGCGCCGCATAGATGTGCCCAGCGTGCTCTTCTTCTTCGGGATCCTCACCGCCGTAGCCGGCCTGCAGGTAGCAGGGCACCTCACCGATACGGCGCACCTGCTGGACCAGCGCTTGGGCAGCATCTACGCCGTGAATACCGCGATCGGCCTCCTGTCCGCCATCGTGGACAACGTGCCGCTGGTGGCCGCTGCCATGGGCATGTACCCCTTGAGCCAATTCGCGCCCGACAGCGAATTCTGGTCGTTGCTCGCCCTGTGCGCCGGCACGGGCGGGAGCATCCTCATCATCGGATCCGCCTCCGGCGTAGCGGCCATGGGGATCCTCGGCATCGATTTCCTCTGGTACCTGCGCAAGGTGGCCTTCCCTGCCGCGCTCGGCTACTTCGGCGGCATCCTCGCGTTCTGGCTGCTGAATAGCTGA
- a CDS encoding class D beta-lactamase: MERMIMPRQMLDPGPSRNRRPSVAGSNGRLAILVLGGAVVVQLGLIGCGGPSLSAPAATHAQRDELKHLYTDQQLTGSFIGYDAHHDRWLYIDSARCDSATLPASTFKILGTLIGLESGVLSDADQVIAWDGRNYGREAANRDLTLREAYDASVYWYYRETVRRIGPAGFKQWLDTVGYGNADTTGGFDQCWVRGGLRITPRQQIAFLRKVHAEELPFSPRTYALTKAIMVREDTLGHVMRAKTGWAMGDAGSIGWYVGWVDAPDRAPCFFANRISTDDTAHATFAEARIGIAKAILREEGVWP, encoded by the coding sequence ATGGAGCGGATGATCATGCCGAGGCAGATGCTTGATCCGGGCCCAAGCCGCAATCGCCGGCCTTCGGTCGCGGGCAGCAACGGGCGGCTGGCCATCCTGGTCCTTGGAGGAGCGGTGGTCGTCCAGCTCGGGCTGATCGGCTGCGGCGGTCCGTCGCTATCGGCGCCGGCGGCGACGCATGCGCAACGCGACGAGCTCAAGCACCTCTACACCGACCAGCAGCTCACCGGCTCCTTCATCGGCTACGATGCGCACCACGACCGCTGGCTCTACATCGACAGCGCGCGCTGCGACTCGGCCACCCTGCCCGCCAGCACCTTCAAGATCCTCGGCACGCTCATCGGCCTGGAGAGCGGCGTGCTGTCCGATGCCGATCAGGTGATCGCGTGGGATGGCCGCAACTACGGCCGCGAAGCCGCCAACCGCGACCTCACGCTCCGCGAGGCCTATGATGCCAGCGTGTACTGGTATTACCGCGAGACCGTGCGCCGCATCGGCCCGGCCGGTTTCAAGCAATGGCTCGATACCGTGGGCTACGGCAACGCCGACACCACGGGCGGCTTCGACCAATGCTGGGTGAGGGGAGGGCTGCGCATCACGCCGCGCCAGCAGATCGCCTTCCTGCGGAAGGTGCACGCCGAGGAGCTGCCCTTCAGCCCGCGCACCTATGCGCTCACCAAGGCCATCATGGTCCGGGAGGACACGCTGGGCCATGTGATGCGCGCCAAGACCGGCTGGGCCATGGGCGATGCCGGCAGCATCGGCTGGTACGTGGGCTGGGTGGATGCGCCCGACCGCGCGCCCTGCTTCTTCGCCAATCGGATCAGCACCGACGATACCGCGCACGCCACCTTCGCGGAGGCGCGCATCGGGATCGCGAAGGCGATCCTGAGGGAGGAAGGTGTGTGGCCGTGA
- a CDS encoding adenylate/guanylate cyclase domain-containing protein, with protein MSRLMTDMTGTIAKYFIEIPPVISFRNYRFYLVGNVAYNFALFVHSLWAVLFGVLGVTQLMYFNLGSVAIFIACIVLNRRGIHMFPTIIGVGEVIAHQVYACHLLGVDSGYQLYILVVSLFPFIMPAWRPWIKALLFLFSLAGYLAIEAVLKGVPPVVRLDPSLLYALNISNICFGFICLAIWGIYFNFAVYRTEEKLDAELDKSEQLLLNILPGPIAAELKETGAAEARDFERATILFTDFKDFTRHSEVLSARELVDEINACFKEFDRIITDHGVEKIKTIGDSYMAVGGVPQPGIGSPSKVVHAALAMQAFMVERKKRRLSENLHAFEMRVGIHTGPVVAGIVGVKKFQYDIWGDTVNTASRMESSGEVGQVNISEATYQLVKNEPGLTFTPRGKVQAKGKGEMEMYFAACA; from the coding sequence ATGAGCCGCTTGATGACCGACATGACCGGGACCATCGCCAAGTACTTCATCGAGATACCGCCGGTCATCTCGTTCCGCAACTACCGCTTCTACCTGGTGGGCAACGTGGCGTACAACTTCGCCCTGTTCGTGCATTCGCTGTGGGCGGTGCTCTTTGGCGTGCTCGGCGTCACGCAGTTGATGTATTTCAACCTGGGGAGCGTCGCCATCTTCATCGCGTGCATCGTCCTCAATCGGCGCGGCATCCACATGTTCCCCACCATCATCGGTGTGGGGGAGGTGATCGCCCACCAGGTGTACGCCTGCCATCTGTTGGGCGTTGACTCCGGGTACCAGCTCTACATCCTCGTGGTCTCGCTGTTCCCCTTCATCATGCCGGCCTGGCGGCCATGGATCAAGGCCTTGCTCTTCCTTTTCAGCCTCGCCGGCTACCTGGCGATCGAGGCCGTGCTGAAAGGCGTTCCGCCCGTGGTGCGCCTCGATCCGTCACTGCTGTACGCGTTGAACATCTCGAACATCTGCTTCGGCTTCATCTGCCTGGCCATCTGGGGCATCTATTTCAACTTCGCGGTGTACCGGACCGAGGAGAAGCTCGATGCGGAATTGGACAAGTCGGAGCAGCTCCTGCTCAACATCCTGCCCGGCCCCATCGCGGCGGAGCTGAAGGAAACGGGTGCAGCCGAGGCAAGGGACTTCGAACGGGCCACTATCCTGTTCACCGACTTCAAGGATTTCACCCGCCATTCCGAAGTGCTCAGCGCGCGTGAGCTGGTGGACGAGATCAACGCCTGCTTCAAGGAGTTCGATCGGATCATCACGGACCATGGCGTCGAGAAGATCAAGACCATCGGCGATTCGTACATGGCCGTGGGCGGTGTGCCGCAACCGGGCATCGGCTCGCCCTCCAAGGTGGTCCATGCGGCGCTGGCCATGCAAGCGTTCATGGTGGAGCGTAAGAAGCGGCGCCTGTCCGAGAATCTGCATGCCTTCGAGATGCGCGTGGGTATCCACACCGGCCCGGTGGTGGCGGGCATCGTGGGCGTGAAGAAGTTCCAGTACGACATCTGGGGCGATACGGTGAACACCGCCAGCCGCATGGAAAGCAGCGGTGAGGTGGGGCAGGTGAACATCAGCGAGGCGACCTACCAGCTCGTGAAGAATGAGCCCGGCCTCACCTTCACGCCGCGCGGCAAAGTGCAGGCGAAGGGGAAGGGGGAGATGGAGATGTATTTCGCGGCATGCGCTTGA